A window of Mycolicibacterium fluoranthenivorans contains these coding sequences:
- a CDS encoding Re/Si-specific NAD(P)(+) transhydrogenase subunit alpha: protein MIIAIPRESLPGETRVAATPHTVGQIIKLGYSVVVESGAGAASSFTDAAYVEAGAQIGDPWAGDVVLKVNAPTDDEIAALRDGATLVSFISPALKPELVEKLSARPITVLAMDAVPRISRAQSLDVLSSMANIAGYRAVVEAAHAFGRFFTGQVTAAGKVPPAKVLVVGAGVAGLAAIGAAGSMGAIVRATDPRPEVADQVRSLGGEYLYVDPAAAEVSATGYAKEMGEDYKAREAELYAEQSKDVDIIITTALIPGRPAPRIITAEMVASMKPGSVIVDMAAANGGNVEGTVKDQAIVTANGVTIIGYTDLAGRLPATASQLYGTNLVNLLKLLTPEKDGRLVLNFDDVVQRSVTVVRDGETTWPPPPVQVSAAPVAAAAAPVEPKPVKEPMPTSRRLGLTGIAAAVLFGLIAISPVALQVHLTVFALAIVIGYYVIGHVHHALHTPLMSVTNAISGIIVVGALLQIGHGDLPITVLATIAILLASINVFGGFAVTRRMLAMFSRS, encoded by the coding sequence ATGATCATCGCGATACCGCGCGAGTCTCTGCCGGGTGAGACACGCGTCGCCGCCACACCGCACACCGTTGGGCAGATCATCAAGCTGGGCTATTCGGTAGTGGTCGAGTCCGGTGCCGGCGCCGCGTCCAGCTTCACCGACGCCGCCTACGTGGAGGCCGGCGCGCAGATCGGCGACCCGTGGGCCGGTGATGTGGTGCTCAAGGTCAACGCCCCCACCGATGACGAGATCGCCGCGCTGCGCGACGGGGCGACCCTGGTCTCGTTCATCTCGCCCGCACTCAAGCCCGAACTGGTCGAGAAGCTGTCCGCGCGCCCGATCACGGTGCTGGCCATGGACGCGGTACCGCGTATCTCGCGGGCCCAGTCACTGGACGTGTTGTCCTCGATGGCCAATATCGCCGGCTACCGCGCCGTGGTCGAGGCCGCCCACGCCTTCGGCCGGTTCTTCACCGGCCAGGTGACCGCCGCGGGCAAGGTGCCGCCGGCCAAGGTGCTGGTGGTCGGCGCCGGGGTCGCCGGACTGGCCGCCATCGGTGCGGCGGGCAGCATGGGTGCGATCGTCCGGGCCACCGACCCGCGGCCCGAGGTGGCCGATCAGGTCCGCTCCCTCGGTGGGGAGTACCTCTACGTCGACCCCGCGGCGGCCGAGGTGTCCGCCACCGGCTACGCCAAGGAGATGGGCGAGGACTACAAGGCCCGGGAGGCGGAGCTCTACGCCGAGCAGAGCAAAGACGTCGACATCATCATCACCACCGCGTTGATCCCGGGACGCCCCGCGCCGCGGATCATCACCGCGGAGATGGTCGCCTCGATGAAGCCGGGCAGCGTGATCGTCGACATGGCCGCGGCCAACGGCGGCAACGTCGAGGGCACGGTCAAGGATCAGGCCATCGTCACCGCCAACGGCGTGACGATCATCGGCTACACCGACCTGGCCGGCCGGCTGCCGGCGACGGCGTCCCAGCTCTACGGCACCAACCTGGTCAACCTGCTCAAGCTGCTCACCCCGGAGAAGGACGGGCGGCTCGTCCTGAACTTCGACGACGTGGTGCAGCGCTCGGTGACCGTGGTGCGCGACGGCGAGACCACCTGGCCCCCGCCCCCGGTGCAGGTCTCGGCGGCACCCGTTGCCGCGGCTGCCGCACCGGTGGAGCCCAAGCCGGTCAAGGAACCGATGCCCACCAGCCGCCGGCTCGGGCTCACGGGTATCGCCGCCGCGGTGCTGTTCGGACTGATCGCCATCTCCCCGGTCGCCCTGCAGGTGCACCTGACGGTGTTCGCGCTGGCCATCGTGATCGGCTATTACGTGATCGGCCACGTGCACCACGCGCTGCACACCCCGCTGATGTCGGTGACCAACGCGATCTCCGGCATCATCGTCGTCGGTGCCCTGCTGCAGATCGGCCACGGTGATCTGCCGATCACCGTCCTGGCCACGATCGCGATCCTGCTGGCCTCCATCAACGTCTTCGGCGGCTTCGCGGTGACGCGTCGCATGCTCGCGATGTTCTCCCGCAGCTAG
- a CDS encoding serine/threonine-protein kinase: MSIAPGERFAGYTVVRLLGAGGMGEVYLAAHPRLPRQDAIKVLRKDVSADAEYQARFEREADFAADLMHPNIVRVYDRGEHDGQLWISMEYVDGTDAGQLLRGQGSGGLPADEVVHIISAVADALDYAHQRKLLHRDIKPANILLTDIGAEWPRVLLADFGIARRMGDTSRLTATSMTVGTVAYAAPEQLMGEHVDGRADQYSLAATAFELLAGAPPYLHDNPAAVISQHITAPPPLIAGRRPELADLDPVLSRALAKSPEDRFGSCAEFASALRASIGGPGGLTVPAQAYRTPRPRRRRTRLLALVAVLATIGVAAAAYLLGEREPVTRHAAPGVPQVPVVLIGADCETLGAAGQSSTGEKAYCARLPSTGDTMWSIYSGTVPVPTVTPAATDQVYPPGIEEQVRVCVTETGQDRATCRDNVRRGNLVGPP, translated from the coding sequence TTGTCGATAGCGCCCGGTGAGCGGTTCGCCGGTTACACCGTCGTGCGCCTCCTCGGTGCGGGCGGTATGGGCGAGGTCTATCTCGCCGCCCATCCGCGACTCCCGCGCCAGGACGCCATCAAGGTGCTGCGCAAGGACGTCAGCGCCGATGCCGAGTACCAGGCCCGCTTCGAACGGGAGGCCGACTTCGCCGCCGACCTCATGCACCCCAACATCGTCCGCGTGTACGACCGCGGCGAGCACGACGGGCAGCTGTGGATCTCGATGGAGTACGTGGACGGCACCGATGCCGGGCAGCTGCTGCGGGGACAGGGCTCCGGTGGCCTGCCCGCCGATGAGGTGGTGCACATCATCAGCGCCGTCGCCGACGCCCTGGACTACGCACACCAGCGCAAGCTGCTGCACCGCGATATCAAGCCCGCCAACATCCTGCTCACCGATATCGGCGCCGAGTGGCCACGTGTGCTGCTCGCGGATTTCGGGATTGCCCGGCGGATGGGCGATACCAGTCGCCTGACCGCGACCAGCATGACCGTCGGCACCGTCGCCTACGCGGCACCCGAGCAGTTGATGGGTGAACACGTCGACGGCAGGGCCGACCAATACTCGCTGGCGGCAACGGCTTTCGAACTCCTGGCCGGGGCGCCGCCGTACCTGCACGACAATCCGGCCGCGGTCATCAGCCAGCACATCACGGCGCCGCCGCCCCTGATCGCCGGACGCCGGCCCGAGCTCGCGGATCTGGACCCGGTGCTGTCGCGGGCACTCGCGAAATCCCCGGAGGATCGGTTCGGAAGCTGCGCGGAATTCGCCTCGGCTCTGCGCGCCAGCATCGGCGGTCCCGGCGGCCTCACCGTCCCGGCCCAGGCGTACCGCACGCCCAGGCCCCGCCGTCGCCGCACCCGACTGCTGGCACTGGTGGCGGTGCTCGCGACGATCGGCGTCGCGGCGGCCGCCTATCTGCTGGGCGAACGTGAGCCGGTGACACGACACGCCGCACCGGGAGTACCCCAGGTGCCCGTGGTGCTCATCGGCGCCGACTGCGAAACGCTCGGCGCAGCCGGGCAGAGCAGTACCGGCGAGAAGGCCTACTGCGCCCGGCTGCCGAGCACCGGGGACACCATGTGGTCGATCTACTCCGGCACCGTCCCGGTCCCGACGGTCACCCCGGCCGCGACCGATCAGGTGTATCCGCCGGGTATCGAAGAGCAGGTGCGGGTGTGCGTCACCGAAACCGGCCAGGACCGCGCGACCTGCCGGGACAACGTCCGGCGCGGCAATCTGGTGGGTCCGCCATGA
- a CDS encoding magnesium transporter CorA family protein yields MTEVRGRIWRSGKPVDGFTFEAISDCLAAEDTLVWADIYNPDHDDLRRLAIELGLNIWAVEDATAPMERTKVSVYHSYTFFTVYAVNTVTPTDDSTATLVKCRISAFVLPRGLITVRLPAVGPDGATPFDIDLVSQRFDELGGQEHGTGALVHGLLDVVVDGHFEAVQDLDDAIESLEDELFDNDGPRRGLQRRTYRMRKDLVQLRRVVLPMREVVSTIQHRRLDSRTSPELDPLYADLYDHVLRASEWTESLRDMVTSVFETNLSLQDARLNTVMKKLTGWAAIIAVPTAITGFYGQNVNYPGINTTIGFVASSTLIVVLVILLYVSFKRRDWL; encoded by the coding sequence ATGACCGAGGTGCGTGGCCGGATCTGGCGGTCCGGCAAGCCGGTGGACGGGTTCACGTTCGAGGCGATCTCGGATTGTCTGGCGGCCGAGGACACGCTGGTGTGGGCCGATATCTACAACCCCGACCATGACGATCTGCGCAGGCTGGCCATCGAGCTGGGCTTGAACATCTGGGCGGTGGAGGACGCCACCGCACCGATGGAACGCACCAAGGTCTCGGTCTATCACTCGTACACCTTCTTCACCGTGTACGCGGTGAACACGGTGACTCCCACGGACGACAGCACAGCCACCCTGGTCAAGTGCCGGATCTCGGCATTCGTGCTGCCGCGCGGACTCATCACCGTGCGTCTGCCCGCGGTCGGGCCGGACGGGGCGACACCGTTCGACATCGACCTGGTGTCACAGCGGTTCGACGAACTCGGCGGGCAGGAGCACGGCACCGGCGCCCTGGTGCACGGCCTGCTCGACGTCGTGGTGGACGGCCATTTCGAGGCGGTGCAGGACCTCGACGACGCCATCGAATCCCTCGAAGACGAACTGTTCGACAACGACGGACCGCGGCGAGGCCTGCAGCGGCGCACCTACCGGATGCGCAAGGACCTGGTACAGCTACGCCGGGTGGTGCTGCCCATGCGCGAAGTGGTGAGCACCATCCAGCACCGCCGGCTGGATTCCCGGACGTCGCCCGAGCTGGATCCGCTCTACGCCGACCTGTACGACCACGTGCTGCGCGCCTCGGAGTGGACCGAATCGCTGCGCGACATGGTCACGTCGGTGTTCGAGACCAATCTGTCGCTGCAGGACGCGCGGCTGAACACGGTGATGAAGAAACTCACCGGCTGGGCGGCCATCATCGCGGTGCCCACCGCGATCACCGGCTTCTACGGCCAGAACGTCAATTACCCGGGGATCAACACCACGATCGGATTCGTCGCCAGTTCCACACTGATCGTCGTTCTGGTGATTCTGCTGTACGTATCGTTCAAGAGGCGCGACTGGCTGTGA